A region from the Corynebacterium halotolerans YIM 70093 = DSM 44683 genome encodes:
- a CDS encoding ABC transporter ATP-binding protein, with product MKSLVRILRSASALWPFYLGVILAATAVAALALVSPFILREATDAIVAAVSGDVTAESVTMTIVWLAAGLFIADLANNAMGNVGGYIGDVMAARMRQILSTRYYAKLLALPQRYFDHQVTGTVIARLDRSITSITQFLQSFSNNFFPMLITAVAVLAITAWYYWPLTVLLAALFPIYMWLTALTSKRWQRLEGDKNRQVDQANGRFAEVIGQVKVVKSFAAEVRELAAFGRRYGRTVDITRPQSNWWHSMDTLRGAALSLIFFAIYLVLFLRTLNGYFTLGDMVMLLQLVNLAKQPVFSMSFIVDAAQRAMAGSKDYFLVMEEEFEPTANRQLTAATAATGVPELDTRAVEPLTPVDGRPVIAFENVSFAYEQGEPVLRDVSVTARRSQRVALVGESGGGKSTLVNLLLGLYPISDGRLLVCGHDAAELTAEQLRASVGVVFQEPALFSGTVRENIAYGRPGATDEEIVDVAKRANAHDFITAFPDGYDTVIGERGLRLSGGQKQRVAVARAMLKDAPVLVLDEATSALDTKSERAVQAGLDELMKDRTTLIIAHRLSTIADVDVIVTLRGGEVDEIGSPDELAASGGIYSELLKLTASSSAADRARLKKFGFVADGSGDTGDTADESNSGVSARGD from the coding sequence GTGAAGTCACTCGTCCGAATCCTCCGCAGCGCCTCCGCGCTGTGGCCGTTCTACCTCGGTGTCATCCTCGCCGCCACGGCCGTCGCCGCGCTGGCGCTGGTCTCCCCGTTCATCCTGCGGGAGGCCACCGACGCGATCGTCGCCGCCGTCAGCGGTGACGTCACCGCCGAGTCGGTGACCATGACCATCGTGTGGCTGGCCGCCGGCCTGTTCATCGCGGACCTGGCCAACAACGCGATGGGCAATGTCGGCGGCTACATCGGCGACGTGATGGCCGCCCGCATGCGCCAGATCCTGTCCACGCGCTACTACGCCAAGCTGCTGGCCCTGCCGCAGCGCTACTTCGACCACCAGGTCACCGGCACCGTCATCGCCCGGCTGGACCGCTCGATCACCTCGATCACGCAGTTCCTGCAGTCGTTCTCCAACAACTTCTTCCCCATGCTCATCACGGCGGTGGCGGTGCTGGCCATCACCGCCTGGTACTACTGGCCGCTGACCGTGCTGCTGGCCGCCCTGTTCCCGATCTACATGTGGCTGACGGCCCTGACCAGCAAGCGCTGGCAGCGTCTCGAGGGCGACAAGAACCGTCAGGTCGACCAGGCCAACGGTCGCTTCGCCGAGGTCATCGGCCAGGTCAAGGTGGTCAAGTCCTTCGCCGCCGAGGTCCGCGAGCTGGCCGCCTTCGGCCGCCGCTACGGCAGGACGGTGGACATCACCCGCCCGCAGTCGAACTGGTGGCACTCGATGGACACCCTGCGCGGGGCGGCGCTGAGCCTGATCTTCTTCGCCATCTACCTGGTGCTGTTCCTGCGCACCCTGAACGGGTACTTCACGCTGGGCGACATGGTGATGCTGCTGCAGCTGGTTAACCTGGCCAAACAGCCGGTGTTCTCCATGAGCTTCATCGTCGACGCCGCCCAGCGCGCCATGGCCGGCTCCAAGGACTACTTCCTGGTCATGGAGGAGGAGTTCGAGCCCACCGCCAACCGTCAGCTGACCGCCGCGACCGCCGCCACCGGGGTGCCGGAGCTCGACACCCGCGCCGTCGAACCGCTCACCCCTGTGGACGGCCGCCCCGTCATCGCCTTCGAGAACGTCTCCTTCGCCTACGAACAGGGCGAACCGGTCCTCCGCGACGTGTCCGTCACGGCCCGGCGCAGCCAGCGGGTGGCCCTCGTCGGCGAGTCCGGCGGCGGGAAGTCCACGCTGGTCAACCTCCTGCTGGGCCTGTACCCCATCAGCGACGGCCGCCTGCTGGTCTGCGGGCACGACGCGGCGGAGCTCACGGCCGAGCAGCTGCGGGCGAGCGTCGGTGTGGTCTTCCAGGAGCCGGCGCTGTTCTCCGGCACAGTGCGCGAGAACATCGCCTACGGCCGCCCCGGCGCCACCGACGAGGAGATCGTCGATGTGGCCAAACGTGCCAACGCCCACGACTTCATCACCGCCTTCCCGGACGGTTACGACACCGTCATCGGCGAGCGCGGCCTGCGCCTGTCCGGTGGACAGAAGCAGCGCGTGGCCGTGGCCCGCGCAATGCTCAAGGACGCGCCCGTGCTCGTCCTCGACGAGGCGACCTCCGCGCTGGACACCAAGTCCGAGCGCGCCGTGCAGGCCGGCCTCGACGAACTGATGAAGGACCGCACGACGCTGATCATCGCGCACCGCCTGTCGACGATCGCGGACGTCGACGTCATCGTCACCCTGCGCGGCGGCGAGGTCGACGAGATCGGCTCCCCGGACGAGCTGGCCGCCTCCGGGGGCATCTACTCGGAGCTGCTGAAGCTGACGGCCTCGTCCTCGGCGGCCGACCGGGCGCGGCTGAAGAAGTTCGGCTTCGTGGCCGACGGCTCCGGGGACACCGGGGACACCGCAGATGAATCCAACTCCGGCGTTTCCGCCCGGGGCGACTAA
- a CDS encoding MalY/PatB family protein — translation MQFPSLDELKNRRTRKWTVYGDDVLPLWIAESDFFTSPPVKQAIRDAVERESFGYTPATSDLPQALSDFYAGAYGWRPDPGMVVAVPDVVRGLLLAIRYMTRPGSPVVVPVPAYPPFLELPETADREKVEVNAYDGLDLAEIEEAFRNGAGSILLCSPNNPLGYTLSEEFLTDLVALADRYDARVLVDEIHAPLVFSGRHIVAAGLNEQAAKVCVTVTATSKAWNIAGLKCAQIIFTNPVDKETWGKMTGVAKDGTSTIGVFAAAACYREGGDHLDEQLAYLRGNRDWLVEELPKRVPGLQVSNPEATYLMWLDFSGTVIGDLVQPAAWLRRNAKVALNEGTTFGTGGEYCARLNFATSRELLEEGVRRMAEAVAQVDAED, via the coding sequence ATGCAGTTTCCCAGCCTCGACGAACTGAAGAACCGCCGGACCCGGAAGTGGACGGTCTACGGGGACGACGTCCTGCCCCTGTGGATCGCCGAATCGGACTTCTTCACCTCTCCCCCGGTCAAGCAGGCCATCCGGGACGCGGTGGAACGCGAGTCCTTCGGCTACACCCCGGCCACCTCCGACCTGCCGCAGGCGCTGAGCGACTTCTACGCCGGGGCCTACGGCTGGCGTCCGGACCCGGGGATGGTCGTCGCGGTGCCCGACGTCGTGCGTGGTCTGCTGCTGGCCATCAGGTACATGACCCGCCCCGGCTCCCCGGTCGTCGTGCCCGTGCCCGCCTACCCGCCGTTCCTGGAGCTGCCGGAGACCGCCGACCGGGAGAAGGTCGAGGTCAACGCCTACGACGGGCTGGATCTGGCCGAGATCGAGGAGGCGTTCAGAAACGGCGCCGGCTCCATCCTGCTGTGTTCGCCGAACAACCCGCTCGGCTACACCCTCAGTGAGGAGTTCCTCACCGACCTGGTCGCCCTGGCCGACCGTTACGACGCCCGCGTGCTGGTCGACGAGATCCACGCCCCGCTGGTCTTCTCCGGTCGCCACATCGTGGCCGCGGGTCTGAACGAGCAGGCCGCGAAGGTCTGCGTGACGGTCACCGCCACCTCCAAGGCGTGGAATATCGCGGGCCTGAAGTGCGCGCAGATCATCTTCACCAACCCGGTGGACAAGGAGACCTGGGGGAAGATGACCGGGGTGGCCAAGGACGGCACCTCCACCATCGGTGTGTTCGCCGCGGCCGCCTGCTACCGGGAGGGCGGCGATCACCTCGACGAGCAGCTGGCCTACCTGCGCGGCAACCGCGACTGGCTGGTCGAGGAGCTGCCCAAGCGGGTGCCCGGCCTGCAGGTGTCCAATCCCGAGGCCACCTACCTGATGTGGCTGGACTTCTCCGGCACCGTCATCGGGGACCTGGTGCAGCCGGCCGCCTGGCTGCGCAGGAACGCGAAGGTCGCGCTGAACGAGGGCACCACCTTCGGCACCGGCGGCGAGTACTGCGCCCGTCTGAACTTCGCCACCTCCCGTGAACTGCTGGAGGAGGGCGTGCGCCGCATGGCCGAGGCCGTCGCGCAGGTGGACGCGGAGGACTAA
- the treS gene encoding maltose alpha-D-glucosyltransferase codes for MDAEEIRVPRPAVDAEGHIIEHESEEFDTPAPAPGDAPWERKNLQWYKDAVFYEVLTRAFYDSDNTGTGDLRGVTEKLDYLEWLGIDCLWLLPFYDSPLKDGGYDIRNFREVLPEFGTVDDFVELVDQAHRRGIRLITDLVMNHTSDQHAWFQESRHDPDGPYGDFYVWSDDPELYSEARIIFVDTEESNWTWDPVRKQYYWHRFFSHQPDLNYDNPDVQEAMLDVMRFWLDLGLDGFRLDAVPYLYEREGTNGENLPETHEFLKKVRSVIEEEYPGRVLLAEANQWPNDVVEYFGDTPEGNECHMAFHFPLMPRIYMAAAQQSRKPISEILADTPEIPSSAQWGIFLRNHDELTLEMVSEEERAFMYKTYAKDPRMKANVGIRRRLTTLLNSDRNKLELFHALLLSLPGSPVLYYGDEIGMGDNIWLFDRDGVRTPMQWSSDRNGGFSKADPERLYLPPIQNDQYGYAVYNVENQMKRENSLLQWVRAQIHIRKQYQAFGHGTYREIYAANESVLVFLREYKGETVLCVNNLSDRPQAVSLHLPDFAGVTPRELSGWAPFPTIDDHPWVVTMAPHGFFWFDLAPEEE; via the coding sequence ATGGACGCCGAGGAGATCCGCGTTCCCCGCCCGGCGGTCGACGCCGAGGGCCACATCATCGAGCACGAGTCCGAGGAGTTCGACACCCCGGCCCCGGCCCCCGGTGACGCCCCCTGGGAACGCAAGAACCTGCAGTGGTACAAGGACGCCGTGTTCTACGAGGTCCTCACCCGCGCCTTCTACGACTCGGACAACACCGGCACCGGTGACCTGCGGGGCGTGACCGAGAAGCTCGACTACCTGGAGTGGCTGGGCATCGACTGCCTGTGGCTGCTGCCCTTCTACGACTCCCCGCTTAAGGACGGCGGCTACGACATCCGCAATTTCCGTGAGGTGCTCCCGGAGTTCGGCACGGTCGACGACTTCGTCGAGCTGGTCGACCAGGCCCACCGCCGCGGCATCCGCCTCATCACCGACCTGGTGATGAACCACACCTCGGACCAACACGCCTGGTTCCAGGAGTCCCGCCACGACCCGGACGGCCCCTACGGCGACTTCTACGTCTGGAGCGATGACCCGGAGCTCTACAGCGAGGCCCGCATCATCTTCGTCGACACCGAGGAGTCCAACTGGACCTGGGATCCGGTGCGCAAGCAGTACTACTGGCACCGCTTCTTCTCCCACCAGCCGGACCTGAACTACGACAACCCGGACGTCCAGGAGGCGATGCTGGACGTCATGCGCTTCTGGCTGGACCTCGGACTGGACGGCTTCCGGCTCGACGCCGTGCCCTACCTCTACGAGCGCGAGGGCACCAACGGCGAGAACCTGCCGGAGACCCACGAGTTCCTCAAGAAGGTGCGCAGCGTCATCGAGGAGGAGTACCCCGGCCGCGTCCTGCTGGCCGAGGCGAACCAGTGGCCCAATGACGTCGTCGAGTACTTCGGTGACACCCCGGAGGGCAACGAGTGCCACATGGCCTTCCACTTCCCGCTGATGCCGCGCATCTACATGGCCGCCGCCCAGCAGTCGCGCAAGCCGATCTCGGAGATCCTGGCCGACACCCCGGAGATCCCGTCGAGCGCCCAGTGGGGCATCTTCCTGCGCAACCACGACGAGCTCACCCTCGAGATGGTCTCCGAGGAAGAGCGCGCCTTCATGTACAAGACCTACGCCAAGGACCCGCGGATGAAGGCCAACGTGGGCATCCGCCGCCGCCTGACCACCCTGCTCAACTCGGACCGCAACAAGCTCGAGCTCTTCCACGCCCTGCTGCTGTCCCTGCCGGGTTCGCCGGTGCTCTACTACGGCGACGAGATCGGCATGGGCGACAACATCTGGCTCTTCGACCGCGACGGCGTGCGCACCCCGATGCAGTGGTCCTCCGACCGCAACGGCGGGTTCTCCAAGGCGGATCCGGAGCGGCTGTACCTGCCGCCCATCCAGAACGACCAGTACGGCTACGCGGTCTACAACGTCGAGAACCAGATGAAGCGCGAGAATTCCCTGCTGCAGTGGGTGCGCGCGCAGATCCACATCCGCAAGCAGTACCAGGCCTTCGGGCACGGCACCTACCGGGAGATCTACGCCGCCAACGAGTCGGTGCTGGTCTTCCTGCGCGAGTACAAGGGCGAGACGGTGCTGTGCGTGAACAACCTCTCCGACCGTCCGCAGGCCGTGTCCCTGCACCTGCCCGATTTCGCCGGTGTCACCCCGCGCGAGCTCTCCGGCTGGGCGCCCTTCCCCACCATCGACGACCACCCGTGGGTGGTCACGATGGCCCCGCACGGCTTCTTCTGGTTCGACCTCGCCCCTGAGGAGGAGTGA
- a CDS encoding phosphotransferase, translating into MDNLARMLENARFYGAKSEAIDSIDVVREAPAAGGTLMVLRVHHGGRSDLYQVLVDAEGSDVLADADVATDYGAALLGGEPAGFGGLHTVADLPGGLTGRMISGEQSNTSLIFSDDTADRLMVKVFRKLEPGVNPDVELLSKIPDCPNVAPVLGWVTEEIDGEDHVLAMVQDFVADARDGWKFALGFAALDASFGAEAALLGEATRAVHTALADAFPTEEVPATELTRSLEEHLDHLVARAPVLEPYADAARERYRALGDGTHTVQRIHGDLHLGQVLRAPEAYVLIDFEGEPARPLAERRRPDSALRDVAGIIRSLDYAAHFHSHSGEQGPAAPAEWAAGATREFLAGYGVGASPLLDAYVLDKALYEVVYESDNRPGWVDIPLEAVKRLVG; encoded by the coding sequence ATGGACAACCTGGCCCGCATGCTGGAAAACGCGCGCTTCTACGGCGCGAAGTCCGAGGCGATCGACTCCATCGACGTCGTCCGTGAGGCCCCGGCGGCCGGCGGGACGCTGATGGTCCTGCGCGTCCACCACGGCGGACGCTCGGATCTCTACCAGGTGCTTGTCGACGCCGAGGGGTCGGACGTCCTCGCCGACGCGGACGTCGCCACGGACTACGGCGCGGCACTGCTCGGCGGCGAGCCCGCGGGCTTCGGCGGACTGCACACGGTCGCCGACCTGCCCGGCGGTCTCACGGGCCGGATGATCTCCGGCGAGCAGTCCAACACCTCGCTGATCTTCTCCGACGACACCGCCGACCGGCTGATGGTCAAGGTCTTCCGCAAGCTCGAACCGGGCGTCAACCCGGATGTCGAGCTGCTGTCCAAGATTCCGGACTGCCCCAACGTCGCCCCCGTGCTCGGCTGGGTGACCGAGGAGATCGACGGTGAGGACCATGTGCTGGCGATGGTCCAGGACTTCGTGGCCGACGCCCGCGACGGCTGGAAATTCGCCCTCGGGTTCGCCGCCCTGGACGCCAGCTTCGGCGCCGAGGCCGCCCTGCTCGGCGAGGCCACCCGCGCGGTGCACACCGCCCTGGCCGACGCCTTCCCCACCGAGGAGGTCCCCGCTACGGAACTGACCCGCAGCCTCGAGGAACACCTTGACCACCTGGTGGCCCGGGCCCCCGTCCTCGAGCCCTACGCCGACGCCGCGCGCGAGCGCTACCGGGCGCTCGGCGACGGGACCCACACAGTCCAGCGCATCCACGGGGACCTGCACCTGGGTCAGGTGCTGCGCGCCCCGGAGGCCTACGTGCTCATCGACTTCGAGGGCGAGCCCGCCCGCCCGCTGGCCGAGCGCCGCCGCCCCGACTCCGCGCTGCGCGACGTGGCCGGGATCATCCGTTCGCTGGACTACGCCGCGCACTTCCACTCCCACTCCGGGGAACAGGGCCCGGCCGCGCCCGCGGAGTGGGCGGCCGGCGCCACCCGGGAATTCCTGGCCGGCTACGGCGTGGGGGCCTCCCCGCTGCTGGACGCCTACGTGCTGGACAAGGCCCTCTACGAGGTGGTCTACGAATCCGACAACCGCCCCGGCTGGGTGGACATCCCGCTCGAGGCGGTCAAACGGCTGGTCGGATAA
- a CDS encoding DUF1801 domain-containing protein, whose translation MTARSGGFTERERAAMKERAAELRRESERPRGGRKAAEELDVLAKIEGMDDTDRPVAERIHAIVTATAPDLAPKLWYGQPAYARQGKVVCFFRSGTDDKERYSTFGFTPEANLDDSDGLWPTSFAVTGLTGAAEKAIADLVAKAVG comes from the coding sequence ATGACCGCACGATCGGGCGGCTTCACAGAGCGGGAACGCGCCGCCATGAAGGAACGCGCCGCGGAGCTGAGAAGGGAGTCCGAGCGCCCCCGGGGCGGGAGGAAGGCCGCCGAGGAACTCGACGTCCTGGCGAAGATCGAGGGGATGGACGACACCGACCGCCCCGTCGCCGAGCGCATCCACGCCATCGTCACCGCCACCGCACCGGACCTGGCCCCGAAGCTGTGGTACGGCCAGCCCGCCTACGCGCGGCAGGGAAAGGTGGTGTGTTTCTTCCGGAGCGGAACCGACGACAAGGAGCGCTACTCCACGTTCGGGTTCACGCCCGAGGCGAACCTCGATGACTCGGACGGCCTGTGGCCGACCTCCTTCGCCGTCACCGGGCTCACCGGCGCCGCGGAGAAGGCCATCGCCGATCTGGTGGCGAAGGCCGTGGGCTGA